ATCTCCCCGAGTTCGATACGCAGACCACGCACCTTCACCTGGTCGTCCAGCCGCCCCAGGAACTCGAGGTGTCCATCGGAACGCCACCGTGCCCGATCCCCGGTCCGGTACAGCCTGGCTCCCGGCTCGCCGGAAAACGGGTCCGCCACGAATCGCTCGGCGGTCAACCGCGGCCGACGCCAATACCCGCGCGCGAGACCGCCACCTCCGATCCACAACTCACCCGCCGTGCCCGCTGCCGCCAAACTCCCGGCACCGTCCACGACGTACACCCGGGTATTCGCCAGTGGACGTCCGATGGGTAGCGCCCCACCGTCCCAGCGACCTTCGATGTCGAACATCGTTGCGGTCACGGTCGTTTCGGTCGGCCCGTACGCATTGCACAGCGGTACACCGACCCTGTCGCTCCACTGCGTCGCCGATGGCGGCGAGACGGCTTCACCACCGAGGATCATGAGTCGCAGCTGTGCGCCCGTTCCGCCCGAGCGGTCATGCCATCCGAGAAGTTCCTCCCAGACCGACGGCGTCAGATTCGCCACGGTGATCCGCTGGTCTCGGATCAGGTCGACCAGGGATGCCGGACTCCAGGCAGTGCCCCGCATGACCAACCGCGCACCGGCTGTCAACGACGTGAAGATCTGCTCCACCGAGGCATCGAAGACCACGGAGGCGAACTGCAACACCACATCATCGGCTGTCAGCCGGTACTGGTCGCACATGTCCCGCATGCGGCCGCTGACCGAACGGTGCTCGACAGCCACCCCCTTCGGCACCCCGGTGGAACCGGAGGTGTACAGGACATAGGCAAGATCACGCGTTCCGCAGCGGAGGCCGGGGTCGTGCCGCGGGCCGGACGCGATGAGCGTCCGGTCCCCGTCCATCAGCACCAGGACGGTATCGATTCCCGCCAATGGCGCCGCCGACGCGGAGTCGGTGACCACCACGGGCGCCCGCGCATCCCCTACGACGAAAGCCAGCCGCTGCTGTGGGTAATCCGGGTCCATCGGCACATACGCACCCCCGGCTTTGAGCACACCCAGGAGCGCCACGATCAGGTCCACTCCGCGCCCCAGGCAGACGCCGACCACCGTATTCGGCCCCACCCCCATCCCGATCAGATGGTGCGCCAGCTGATTTGCCCGCGACTCGAGCTCCGCATATGTCAGCCGGCGACCATCGCAGACCACCGCCTCGGATTCCGCGGCGGCAGCGGCTCTGCGCCGCACCAGCTCGTGCAGCGTCGAGTCCTCGACCGCACGCGTTTTCGTATCGGATTCCATCGACTCCCCCTCTGTGCCTCGGTTCCCCTCCGACTTCTCCCGGGCCTACGGCCCGTCCGCGGTCACCAGCCCGACCGGCCGCTCGGGGAATGCCGCTGCCGACCGCAGGGCCCGCACCAGAGCGGTCGCCAGCCGATACACGGTGGATTCGTCGAAAAGATCGGTGGCGTAGGCGATCTCGCCGCTCACCGATCCGTCGGCATGGTCGGCCATACGCACCGACAGGTCGAATTTCACGGTTGCGGTGTCCAAGTCGGCGGGTTCGACCGATAATCCCGGCAGGTCTCCACGGACCCACTCGGCGTCCTGCCACGCGAACGTCACGTCGAACAGCGGGTTACGACCGGGGACCCGCGTCGGCGCCAGTTCCCGCACCAGTACTTCGAACGGCAGGATCTGATGGGCGTAGGCGTCCACGGCACAGTGGCGAACCCGCGACAACAATTCCTCGAACGTCGGTTGCCCGGTCATATCGGTGCGCAGCACCAGCATGTTCACGAAACATCCGACGACACCGTCGAGTTCGGGACGATCACGCCCGGCCACCGGTGTACCGACGGCTACATCGTCGTGACCCGACCACTGCGACAGCACCGTTTGCAGCGCGGCCAGGCACACCATGAACAGTGTCGCGTTCGCCGACGCGGCCACCGTCCCCAGTTGCTCGACAAGGCCGGCCTCCAGGGTGAAACTCACCGCGTCACCGGCCCCCGTCCGTTCCGCGAGCCGCGGCCTGTCCGTCGGCAGCTCCATCACGGTCAGTCCGGCCAACTGCTCACGCCAGTAGGTCACGAGGCCGTCCAGCACCGCACCGGTCATCGATTCCTGTTGCCACACAGCGAAATCGGAATATCGAACCGGCAGCTCGGGTAGTCCAGAGGGCCCACCGGTCAGCTCGGCTTCATAGCACGCTCGCAGGTCTCGCGTCAGCACTCCGATGGACCACCCGTCACCGGCGATGTGGTGCATCGACAGAACCACGAGGTGGTCGTCCTCGCCCATCCGGAGCATGGTGACCCGGAACAGCCGCCCGGCCTCCAGGTCGAAGCCTCGTCCAGCCTCGTGGCGCGACCACTCGTGCGCCATACGCTCACGCTCTTCCGGATCGGCACGGTCGCTGAGGTCGACAACCGGCACATCGACCTGCCATACCGGATCGACGACCTGGACGGGGTCACCGTCCTCGTCCACCACGAACCTGGCGCGTAGGGTCTGGTGCCGCTCCACCAGTTTCGTACACGCGGCCGAGAATGCCTTCGGGTCGAGTGTGCCGCGGATACGGAGCGCGAAGGGCATCACGTAGTCGGGCCCGCCCGGATCCAGCTGATCCACGTACCATAAACGCTGCTGCGCAAACGACAGTGCCGTCGCCACACCGTCTCGGACAGGGATCGGCCCGTCCTGGGGTCGAAAACCCGCCGTCCGCCGCGCATCATCCACGCGCTGCGCGAGATCGCGAACCGTAGGTGAGTCGAACAGCGCACCGACGCCGAGTTCGACACCCAACGTATCGCGCACCCGGCCGATCAGCCTGACCGCAGACAACGAATGCCCGCCGAGGTCGAAGAAGCTGTCGTCGATTCCCACCCGGCTCGCGCCGAGAACGTCCGTCACCAGGGCACACAGGGCACTCTCCAACTCCGTGCGTGGTGCGGTGTGGCCCTCGCCCGCTCCGGGCCGACACGGCTCAGGAAGCGCACGGCGATCCACCTTCCCATTCGCGGTCAGCGGGAGCTCCTCCAGCACGACCACCGCTGACGGCACCATGAACTCCGGCAACCGCCCACCCACAAAACGACGCAGCACCCCCGAATCCAGGGGCGAACAGTCTTCTCCGGCAACCACATACGCAACAAGCTGCGCGCCGACCCCCGCCGCATCACGAGCCACCACCACCGCCTGCGACACCGACGGATGAGACAACAAAGCCGCCTCCACCTCACCCGGCTCGATACGAAAACCCCGAACCTTCACCTGATCATCAACACGCCCCACAAACCGCAACTCCCCATCAACACCCCACCGCACCAAATCACCCGTCCGATACAACCGACCCCCCGACACACCGAACGGATCCGCCACAAACCGCGACGCCGTCAAACCAGCCCGACCCCAATACCCCCGAGCCAACTGCACACCCGCCACATACAACTCACCCACAACCCCCACAGCCACCGGCTCCAACCCCACACCCAACACATACAACCGCATGTTCGCCAGCGGGGATCCGATCGGGCTCTCGTCGACTTCACAATCGCCTGCGACAAGTTCACGTTGTGTTGCGTGGACCGTGATCTCGGTGATCCCGAACATGTTCACCAATGTGGGTCCGTCGCTCCGCGCAGCCGAGAGCCAACTGCTCAGCCTGGCCGGGTCCAGCCTTTCACCGCCGAATATCACCGTTCGCAGCGCGGATTCGTCGGTGGCGGCCTCCGTCACCGTTTCGGTCAACGCGTAGAAGGCAGCGGGGGTTTGGTTGAGCACTGTTATCTTCTCGGCCACCACCAACTGCCAGAGCTCATCGGGTGAACGGACAACTTCGCGAGGGACGACTATCAGCTTGCTCGCGTGCAGCAGCGCACACCAGATCTCCCAGGTCGAGAAGTCGAAGGCCTGTGAATGACACCATGCCCACACGTCGTCCCGGCCGAAGCTCGCCCATTGATCGGAGCCTTCGACCAACGACACCACGTTGCGGTGGGTGACGGCGACTCCCTTGGGGATTCCGGTGGAGCCGGAGGTGTAGATCACGTACGCCACATTGTCCGGATGCAACGCAACAGCCCCATCGAGCCCGGAACCGACGTCGTCGCGGGCAGCGATGCCCTGACATTCTTCGATGAGCACCTGCTGAACAGCTGTGCTGGGCAACGTCTTCGCGATCGCGCGGTCGGTGATCACCAGCGCCGGCGCGGCGTCGTCGAGGATGAATTCCAGTCGATCCCGCGGATAGCCCGGGTCGACCGGCAGATACGCTCCGCCGGCTTTCGACACCGCCAGCAACGCCACGATGAAAGCGGCCGACCGTGGCAATGCCACCGCCACAACACAATCCGCACCGATACCATGCGTCACCAACGCATGAGCAAGCCGATCCGAACGGATATCGAGTTGCTGGTAGGTGAGTGATACCTCGCCACACACCACCGCCACCGCGTCCGGCGCCGACCGCACCCGCTCGGCGAACAACTCCGGAATCGTCTTGTCCGCCAACACCATCGCCGTGTCGTTCCACCCGGACAACACCAATTCCCGCTCGACCTCATCGAGCACAGCCACCCGGCCCACCACAACACCCGGATCAGCCACGACATGCCCCAGCACCCGCAAGAACCGGGCCACCAACATCTGCACCGTTTCCCGATCGAACAGATCCGTCGCATACTCGACCAACCCGGCAACCGGCCCCGCCGGATCACCCGGCTCGACAATATTGAAAAACAAATCGAAACGCGACGTCGCAATCGGAGTATCGACCCACCGCGCCCGCAAACCATCGAAATCCAGATCCGGCATCACCGTATTCTGATAAGCCAACATCACCTGAAACAAAGGATGATGCGCCGGCGACCGCACCGGATTGAGCAACTCGACCAACAACTCGAACGGCGCATCCTGATTCACATAAGCAGCCAACGCCTTCCGCTTCACCTGAGCCAGAACCTCGGAAAACGACATCGCCGAATCCACCGCAACCCGCAACACCCAAGTATTGACGAAGAACCCGACCAGATCAGCCAACGCCTCATCAGTACGACCAGCAATCGGCGAACCGACCGGAATATCCTCCCCCGCACCCAACCGATGCAACAACACCACCAACACCGACTGCAACACCATCGACACCGTGACATCCTCACGGCGAGCCAACCGCTCCAGCAGCCTCCGAGTCTCCACATCGATCTCGAACGACACAACATCACCACGATAAGAAGCCACCGCCGGACGAGGACGATCCACAGGCAACCGCAACAACTCCGGCAGACCCGAAAGCTCAGCCCGCCAATAATCGAACTGCCGCGCAATCAACGAATCCCGATCCCCCGGATCCCCCAGCAACTCCTGCTGCCACAAACTGTAATCCGCATACTGCACCGGCAACGGCGACCATCGCACAGCATCACCAACCAGCCGCGCCGAATACGCCACCGACAAATCCCGCAACAACGGCACCAACGACCAACCATCCCCCGCAATGTGATGAAGCAGAAGCACCACCACCCACTCCGCCGGCCCACACCGCAACACATCCAGCCGCACCGGAATCTCCGACGCCAAATCGAACCGATAATCCACCAACCCCGCCAACACCACATCGACCTCACCGGCAGCCACCTCAACCACCGACACCGGCACCTCGACCTCACCCACAGCAACAACCCGCTGCACCGGCACCCCATCAACCTCCGGGAACACCGTCCGCAACGCCTCATGCCGATCGACAACATCACCCACCGCAGCCCGCAACGCCACCACATCCAACACACCCGACACACCCACAGCCACCGGAATGTTGTAAACCGCCGCAGGCACATCCAACCGATCCAGAAACCACAACCGCCGCTGCGCAAACGACAACGGAACACAATCCGGCCGCCGCCGCGCCGTCAAACCCCCACGAACACGCACACCACGATCCAACCGGCCCTTCAACTCCGCCACCGTCGGAGCCTCGAACACCACAACAATCGGAACCTCCACCCCCAACACCGACCGAATCCGACCCACCAACCGCGTCACCAACAACGACTGCCCACCCAAATCGAAAAAACTGTCATCCACCCCAACCCCCGACACCCCCAACACCTCACCGAACAACCCCACCAACACCCGCTCCAACTCATCACCCGGAGCCCGAAACCCCACCCCCGACACAAACACCGGATCCGGCAACGCCCCCCGATCCAACTTCCCACTCACCGTCAACGGAAACTCCTCCAACACCACCACCACCGACGGCACCATGAACCCCGGCAACCGCCCACCCACAAAACGACGCAACACCCCCGAATCCAGGGGCGAACAGTCTTCTCCGGCAACCACATACGCAACAAGCTGCGCGCCGACCCCCGCCGCATCACGAGCCACCACCACCGCCTGCGACACCGACGGATGAGACAACAAAGCCGCCTCCACCTCACCCGGCTCGATACGAAAACCCCGAACCTTCACCTGATCATCAACACGCCCCACAAACCGCAACTCCCCATCAACACCCCACCGCACCAAATCACCCGTCCGATACAACCGACCCCCCGACACACCGAACGGATCCGCCACAAACCGCGACGCCGTCAAACCGCGTCGCGCCCGATACCCGCGCGCGAGTCCCGGCCCGCCGATATACAACTCGCCCACCACACCGACCGGTACCGGCAACAACCCCGGGCTCAGCACATAAGCCCGCTCATTACCGAGCGGCACACCGATCGGCGCCGACGAAGCACCTTCGTCGCCGGCGAGCGGGTGCCACGTCGCGAAGACCGTCGTTTCGGTCGGTCCGTATCCGTTGATCAGGCGGATATCCGAGCCGCTCGTCCACACTCCCAACCGGGCCGGGTCGAGGGGCTCGCCACCGAAGAGCACTTCTCTGATCGCGGACTGGGCGATGTCCTCCCCGTCCACGCATCGCACCAGTTCGTAGCAGGCGGACGGTGTCTGGCTGAGAACGGTCACCCGCGCATCGACCACTAGTTTCCACAATTCGACCGGATCGAGGACCGCTTCCCATGGAACAACTACGAGCCTGCCGCCGGACAGCAACGGACCCCAGATCTCCCAGACCGAGAAATCGAACGCCACCGAGTGACACAGTGCCCAGACATCGTCGCCGCGGTACCGATGACGCAGGTCGACCCCATCGAACAGCGCCACGGCATTGGCATGGGTGACAGCGACGCCCTTCGGCACGCCGGTCGAGCCCGAGGTGTAGATCACGTACGCGAGACCGTCCGGGCGGACCGCGGCCGCCTCGAATGCTTCCGGCTCCTCCTCGGAGTCCTCGGACAAGTCCAGTTCATCGAGCGATAGGCACGAGGGGCCGGACAACGGCAGCGACCCACGCACCGTGTGGTCGGTCACCACCAGGATCGGCCCGGCCTCGGCCAGAATGGATTCCACGCGCGCACTCACGTAGTTCGTGTCGACCGGGAGGTACGCGGCGCCGGCTTTCACTACGGCTACCAGCGCCGTCACCAGATCCGCCGTTCGGGGCAACGCGACGGCCACCACATCATCGACTGCCACCCCGGACCGCACCAGAACCCTTGCCAGTCGCGATGAACGCGCATCCAACTCCCGATACGTCAACGCCGTGTCACCGCACACGACCGCAACTGCATCCGGACACAGCGCCACTTGCTCGGCGAACAACCGATCCAATGTCGCTGAACCCTGATTCAGCGGCGGCGTCTCCGCCCGCCCGCATTCGGCGAGCCGCTCCCACTCGCCCGGCAGCAGAACGTTCGTACGACCGACGAGGATCGCCGGATCCGCGACGACTTCCCGCAGGATGCCCAGATACCGGGCGGCCATCGCCTCGACCGTACTGCGATCGAAAAGATCGGTCGCATACTCGATTTTGGCCTCGACCCCGCGCTGCGATGTCCCCGGCAACTGCGCGACTTCGACCAGACTGAAGTCCAGATCGAACTTCGCGGTCCCGGTCTCACCGAGTGTGACACTTCCCCGCAGTCCCGGAAGTTCCAGGACCGGCGGTTGGTAGTTCTGCCATGCGAAGACCACCTGGAAAAGCGGATGGTATGCCGCGGACCGATCCGGATTCAGTAGCTCCACCAGCCTTTCGAATGGAGCATCCTGATTGTCGTAGGCGGCCAATGCCTTACCCCGGACCTGCTGTAGCAGTGCGGCGAATGTGGTCGTCTCGGAGAGTGCGACTCGCAGCACCCAGGTATTGACGAAGAATCCCACGAGATCCGTCAACGCCTCGTCGGTTCGCCCCGCGATCGGCGACCCCACGGCGATATCTGCGCCGCCGCCCAGACGCGACAGGAGCACCACCAGCGCCGTCTGCATCACCATCGAGACCGTGACGTTCTGGTTCCGCGCCAGTTCCTCGACGGCACCGAGCAACTGCCCGTCGATCGAGAACGGCACCACCGCTCCCTGTCGACCGGCCACCGCCGGACGTGGCCGATCCGTGGCCAATTGGGTCGGCTGTGACAACTCGGCAAGCTCGCCGCGCCAATAGTCGAGCTGCGTCGAAATCACACTGTCCGGGTCGCTGTCATCGCCCAGCAACTCCCGCTGCCACAGGGTGTAATCCGAGTACTGCACCGGCAGCGGATCCCATCGGGGCTCCCGCCGCGAACACCGCGCGGCGTAGGCCTCGGACAGATCATGGGTCAGCGGCCGGATCGACCATCCGTCTGCGGCGATGTGGTGCAGCGCCATAATCAGCACGTGCTCGGTCTCCGAACACCGCAGCAGCGATGCCCGCAGTGCGGGCTCGGCACTCAGATCGAACCGGCGTCCGCACAGTTCCGCCAGTGCGGCGACCACGCCATCGGCGGGCACGTCCACTACGGGCAGCTCCAGCGATACCTCGGCCGGCATCAGCACCCGTTGAAAGGCGTCGCCATGCTCATCCTGCACGATCACGGTCCGCAACGTTTCGTGCCGATTCACAACATCTTTCACCGCGCACCGCAACGCGTCCGCATCCAAAGTCCCCGACAATTCGATCGCCAAGGGAATGACGTATGCCGTCGAAGCACCCCCGAACTGGTGCATAAACCACAACCTGCGCTGTGCGAACGACAACGGAATCATCGGATTCTCCTCGAGCTCATGAATGACGTGTGGAGCGGCGGCCGTTCCCGGTGGCGACGATGAATGTCGGCCCATTGAAAAACTATGATCAGCGGGAATCCCTCGGCCGGTGGCCCGATCCCGATCGTGAAATCGCGAATTCGACTGCGCCCCCGAACAGCCACGCGCCTCCCCGTCGTCGGGAAGAATTCCCGCTATACCCGCGCTACGGCGTGGTCGAGGTGAACTCGATCAATTTCCGCAAATTCACCGCGACCGCACGGCGCAGGTACTGGTGCCGATACGGCGTTGCCAGCGATGCGATGCCGGCGCGCCAAGACTGTGTCCGGCACAGCACTGCGGCAGGCCGGGCGATCTCGTAGGCTTCCCGAATCCGTTCTGGCGATTCGTAATCGGCCCACTCGGCCAGGTACGCACCGAGTAATCTCCGATGCAGCTCGTCCCTGTTCGCCACCTGCGTGACCCGGAACTCGTTCAGCACCGTCACCATCGACTGCATCGGGCTGCCCACCACAGCCTCGGCCCAGTCGAGCAGCACCCACCGGCCGGGGGTGAGCGCGATATTCCCACGCCAGAAGTCCATGTCCACCAACGTGTTCGGTGTTCCGAACTCCGCCATGCGCTCGCACAGTTCGGCGAAACGCGGCCGGAAGGACACGATCCGGTCGTACTCTTCCCGAGTCAGCGACTCCTCACCATCGAAGACCAGGCTGTCCACATCCTCCAGAATCTCGTCCAGCAGCGCGAGCAACGCCGCGGGCCTGCGATCCGGAACCCCCAGCGCGAGCAGCGCGTTCACATCACCCGCGAGTTCCTTCTGCATAGCGGCGTAACCACGGACAACCTCCTCATACCGCGGTACGTCCGCCAGCGTGGGCTCGAGGTGAACGAACGACCCGACATCCTTGGTCAAACTCCAGCCGCGCTCGGAGTCGATCGCGACCACGTCCGGCAGACGTTCGGGAAAGAGCCGGGCCAACGACTCCAACAGTCGTGGCTCATGGGCGAAAACCGCGGGGGTTGCTTTGAAGTAGAGATCACCGCCACTCGTGGGTGTGCGAAGCACGGTGGAGTGCGGCGAGCTGACTATCTGCTCGATAGGACCACTGGGCTGGTAGCCGTGCCGGCCGGCCGCCGCGGTAATCCATTCCGACACCTCGCCGAACCAGTCCGGCCGGACCCAATCACAGGTGGACACAGTGCCCAGGCCGTCGCCGGCGCACCGAAACCACTCCCCGACAATCGTCTCGTGCCGGGCATCGGCGAAGGTCAGTGAGTTGGTCATCGTCCGGCTCACCCATCCGACACCGCTCGGCAGCGTATCCCGCGAACCGTTGTTGTGGTGCAGGAAAACATATGTCGGCCCGTCGTCGTACAGCACTTCGCCGAAGCGGGCCGCCACCGTCACTTCGACGCCGCAGCCTTCCAGAATCCGTTGGTTGACCTCGTTCACGACTGTGCTCGGGTGCGATGGTAGGCGCCAGCCCTCCTCCGACGACAGCATGAGGATCGCGCCGCGCCCGGCGTCCGGGACGATGCTGAGACTCGCACTCCTCGGCAATGCTAAGCACCCCCGGAGGCAGACAGACCGGCCGGGCGCATGTCGGTCCAGTGGGACTCGACATAGTCGAGGCACCGTCCACGGGCGTCCGGTCCGTGAGCTACGGCCCAGCCCGCCGGGACGGCGTTCGTCGTGGGCCACAACGAATGCTGGTTCTCCGTATTGACGAGGACGAGGAATTCGCCGTCCTCACGATCGAAGGGATTCTCCATTTTTTCCTCCTTCAGCCGCGGAATACCACCGGCAGCGATTCGTAGCCCCACATCAGGTTCGACACCAGGCGACGGATGGGCCCTGCCGATTCCACCGCGGCCGCACCGGCCAGCAGTTCTTCGAAGAGCACCCGCAGCTCCGTACGCGCGAGAGCACCGCCCAGGCAATAGTGCGGCCCTATGCCGAGCGCGATGTGCGGGTTCGGGGACCGGTTCGGATCGAATCGCGTGGCATCCTCGAAGGCGCTCTCGTCGCGGTTGGCCGACGGCATCCAGACAGTGACAGGCTCACCGGAACGGATCCGCTGCCCGCCGATCTCCACGTCCTCGACCGGGGTCCGAAGCACGTGTAACGCCGGACTGGTCCAGCGGAGGATCTCATTGACCAGGAGGTCCGGTTGGGCTCGGCGCCACGTCGCCCACCGGCTCGGATCCTGGACGAGGGCGAGCACGCCACCGACCGCGGCGTGTCTCGTCGTCTCGTTGCCACCGGAGATCAAACCGTCACAGTTGAGGAATATCTCCTCGTCGGAGAGCGGCCGGCCGTCCACCAGGCAACCGACCATCGAACTGATCACGTCGTCCTGCGGCTCTCGCCTACGGCGCGCGACGAGATCCTCGTAGTACTCGAAGATGTCCGCGTGCGCGGCCAGGCGCTCCATCGCGGTCGCACTGGACTCACCGAAGGCGATGCGGGTGCGCTCCGCCATGAAACCCCAATCCTGTTGCGGCACACCGAGCAGGTCACAGACCACCGCCACCGGCAGCATCGCCGCAATGTCGGTGAAGTCGCACGGTTCACCGGACAGGGCGGGCGCCAGCGCCTGCCGCACAGTGGCCCGCATGTTGTGTTCCAGGCGCGCGACCGTACGCGGCGTGAACGCCCCACTGATGACCCGCCGGATGTTGGCATGCCGAGCACCGTCGGACACGACCAGTAGCTTGCCCGCGGCCGCGGCGGTGGCGGCGGGAGTACCGTCCAGGCGCATACCGCGCTCGGATCGAAAAACCTTCGCGTCCTTCATTATTCGAATGGAGTCCCGGAACCGGGTGATGGCCCAGAAACCGCTTCCGTCCGGCCTGACGTTCCAGTGGACCGGGCGCTGCGCACGCAACGCCGCCCACAACCGCTCGGGAGCCTCGGACGCGTACAGCGTGGGATCGCCGAGATCTATCGCGTCGACGGACACGGGAGCAATCGAAGACATCGTCGATATTCCTAGGTATCTCGGTTTTCCGAACAGCAATCCGCGGCCAGGCCCTCGGCGACAGCGATCTTCAGCAACTCGTCCGGGCTGCCGAGTACGAGCGCCCGCACATGCCGGGACACCACGTCGACCGGCCAGTCCCACCAGCGAACCGCGAGCAGCGTCTCCACCTCGTCGGGTGTGTAGCGCGAACGGACGACCCGGGCCGGATTGCCCGCGACAACTCGATAGGCACCCACATCGGCGGTCACAACGGCGCGAGCGGCGATGATCGCACCGTCGCCGATGGTGACCCCCGGCATGATCATCGCGTCCCGGCCGATCCACACATCGTGACCGATGGTCGTGTCCTTCCGGCGATCGCGTACAAGCGCGCCGAGCGGATCCAGCAGGCCGTCCTGCCAGTCCCCGGCGAACATCGCGAACGGATACGCCGTCGGCCCGCTGAACACATGGTTGGCGCCGGCCATGATGAACTGCACCCCCGCCGCGATCGAGCAGTACCGGCCGATCGTCAGGCGCTCACCGCCGGAGGCGTAGCGGACCCGCGACTGCTCGAACCCGGCCGCGTCCTCGGAGGCGTCGTAGTACGAGTACGCGCCGGCGGTAACCCTGCTGGTCGTACTCAATGTCGGGCGGATGAACACGCAACGGTCATCGCCCAGGGGCCGGGGCTGGTCGGGGTCGGGAATATTCGGTTGCCGCTGCTGCTCGCCACAAGCAGTCGAGCCGGACAGGAAACGTCGGACGATCGGGCCGGCCTGTTCCATCACCCGCGCGGACATCATCTCGTCGTGATGAGCCTGCACCGTGTGATGCTCGACCTCCTGGAGATAAGGCCGCCAAACCTCCTCG
The genomic region above belongs to Nocardia spumae and contains:
- a CDS encoding non-ribosomal peptide synthetase, with product MESDTKTRAVEDSTLHELVRRRAAAAAESEAVVCDGRRLTYAELESRANQLAHHLIGMGVGPNTVVGVCLGRGVDLIVALLGVLKAGGAYVPMDPDYPQQRLAFVVGDARAPVVVTDSASAAPLAGIDTVLVLMDGDRTLIASGPRHDPGLRCGTRDLAYVLYTSGSTGVPKGVAVEHRSVSGRMRDMCDQYRLTADDVVLQFASVVFDASVEQIFTSLTAGARLVMRGTAWSPASLVDLIRDQRITVANLTPSVWEELLGWHDRSGGTGAQLRLMILGGEAVSPPSATQWSDRVGVPLCNAYGPTETTVTATMFDIEGRWDGGALPIGRPLANTRVYVVDGAGSLAAAGTAGELWIGGGGLARGYWRRPRLTAERFVADPFSGEPGARLYRTGDRARWRSDGHLEFLGRLDDQVKVRGLRIELGEIEATLVAHNAVTSAVVAVRTGAPGDPRLVAYCVAGPGREVGPDQLREWCADRLPGHHVPSWFVLLDSLPLTPSGKVDRRALPAPPHERREPAHAGPNTLNALRAVLNTRRPRP
- a CDS encoding non-ribosomal peptide synthetase, producing MGRHSSSPPGTAAAPHVIHELEENPMIPLSFAQRRLWFMHQFGGASTAYVIPLAIELSGTLDADALRCAVKDVVNRHETLRTVIVQDEHGDAFQRVLMPAEVSLELPVVDVPADGVVAALAELCGRRFDLSAEPALRASLLRCSETEHVLIMALHHIAADGWSIRPLTHDLSEAYAARCSRREPRWDPLPVQYSDYTLWQRELLGDDSDPDSVISTQLDYWRGELAELSQPTQLATDRPRPAVAGRQGAVVPFSIDGQLLGAVEELARNQNVTVSMVMQTALVVLLSRLGGGADIAVGSPIAGRTDEALTDLVGFFVNTWVLRVALSETTTFAALLQQVRGKALAAYDNQDAPFERLVELLNPDRSAAYHPLFQVVFAWQNYQPPVLELPGLRGSVTLGETGTAKFDLDFSLVEVAQLPGTSQRGVEAKIEYATDLFDRSTVEAMAARYLGILREVVADPAILVGRTNVLLPGEWERLAECGRAETPPLNQGSATLDRLFAEQVALCPDAVAVVCGDTALTYRELDARSSRLARVLVRSGVAVDDVVAVALPRTADLVTALVAVVKAGAAYLPVDTNYVSARVESILAEAGPILVVTDHTVRGSLPLSGPSCLSLDELDLSEDSEEEPEAFEAAAVRPDGLAYVIYTSGSTGVPKGVAVTHANAVALFDGVDLRHRYRGDDVWALCHSVAFDFSVWEIWGPLLSGGRLVVVPWEAVLDPVELWKLVVDARVTVLSQTPSACYELVRCVDGEDIAQSAIREVLFGGEPLDPARLGVWTSGSDIRLINGYGPTETTVFATWHPLAGDEGASSAPIGVPLGNERAYVLSPGLLPVPVGVVGELYIGGPGLARGYRARRGLTASRFVADPFGVSGGRLYRTGDLVRWGVDGELRFVGRVDDQVKVRGFRIEPGEVEAALLSHPSVSQAVVVARDAAGVGAQLVAYVVAGEDCSPLDSGVLRRFVGGRLPGFMVPSVVVVLEEFPLTVSGKLDRGALPDPVFVSGVGFRAPGDELERVLVGLFGEVLGVSGVGVDDSFFDLGGQSLLVTRLVGRIRSVLGVEVPIVVVFEAPTVAELKGRLDRGVRVRGGLTARRRPDCVPLSFAQRRLWFLDRLDVPAAVYNIPVAVGVSGVLDVVALRAAVGDVVDRHEALRTVFPEVDGVPVQRVVAVGEVEVPVSVVEVAAGEVDVVLAGLVDYRFDLASEIPVRLDVLRCGPAEWVVVLLLHHIAGDGWSLVPLLRDLSVAYSARLVGDAVRWSPLPVQYADYSLWQQELLGDPGDRDSLIARQFDYWRAELSGLPELLRLPVDRPRPAVASYRGDVVSFEIDVETRRLLERLARREDVTVSMVLQSVLVVLLHRLGAGEDIPVGSPIAGRTDEALADLVGFFVNTWVLRVAVDSAMSFSEVLAQVKRKALAAYVNQDAPFELLVELLNPVRSPAHHPLFQVMLAYQNTVMPDLDFDGLRARWVDTPIATSRFDLFFNIVEPGDPAGPVAGLVEYATDLFDRETVQMLVARFLRVLGHVVADPGVVVGRVAVLDEVERELVLSGWNDTAMVLADKTIPELFAERVRSAPDAVAVVCGEVSLTYQQLDIRSDRLAHALVTHGIGADCVVAVALPRSAAFIVALLAVSKAGGAYLPVDPGYPRDRLEFILDDAAPALVITDRAIAKTLPSTAVQQVLIEECQGIAARDDVGSGLDGAVALHPDNVAYVIYTSGSTGIPKGVAVTHRNVVSLVEGSDQWASFGRDDVWAWCHSQAFDFSTWEIWCALLHASKLIVVPREVVRSPDELWQLVVAEKITVLNQTPAAFYALTETVTEAATDESALRTVIFGGERLDPARLSSWLSAARSDGPTLVNMFGITEITVHATQRELVAGDCEVDESPIGSPLANMRLYVLGVGLEPVAVGVVGELYVAGVQLARGYWGRAGLTASRFVADPFGVSGGRLYRTGDLVRWGVDGELRFVGRVDDQVKVRGFRIEPGEVEAALLSHPSVSQAVVVARDAAGVGAQLVAYVVAGEDCSPLDSGVLRRFVGGRLPEFMVPSAVVVLEELPLTANGKVDRRALPEPCRPGAGEGHTAPRTELESALCALVTDVLGASRVGIDDSFFDLGGHSLSAVRLIGRVRDTLGVELGVGALFDSPTVRDLAQRVDDARRTAGFRPQDGPIPVRDGVATALSFAQQRLWYVDQLDPGGPDYVMPFALRIRGTLDPKAFSAACTKLVERHQTLRARFVVDEDGDPVQVVDPVWQVDVPVVDLSDRADPEERERMAHEWSRHEAGRGFDLEAGRLFRVTMLRMGEDDHLVVLSMHHIAGDGWSIGVLTRDLRACYEAELTGGPSGLPELPVRYSDFAVWQQESMTGAVLDGLVTYWREQLAGLTVMELPTDRPRLAERTGAGDAVSFTLEAGLVEQLGTVAASANATLFMVCLAALQTVLSQWSGHDDVAVGTPVAGRDRPELDGVVGCFVNMLVLRTDMTGQPTFEELLSRVRHCAVDAYAHQILPFEVLVRELAPTRVPGRNPLFDVTFAWQDAEWVRGDLPGLSVEPADLDTATVKFDLSVRMADHADGSVSGEIAYATDLFDESTVYRLATALVRALRSAAAFPERPVGLVTADGP